The nucleotide sequence CATTAAATTTGTTAATACACTCTAAAAAGGATCAAAAACAGTTACAGAGTTCCGGTTTACCGGAATAATCAGCAGCTCAATGTCACTTGAAATTGGGTGAAGTAAAAAATCAAGAAGGGTAGTCAGAGGAGACAAcatgagaaagaagagaagggaAGCTAAGCTACCGACTCCGATGAACACCGACGACCACTAATTAGGTATACACAGCTTCACGGAAACCGGGTGTTCAAAAAAGTGTGTAGTTACGTCAACACTCAGAAAGGAGACTCATCCCGAGGAACCGCCATCCCCCGAAAATAGAACCGTCGTCGGCGCTTTTCCTCACAAAAACCGGTACAAACCTTATGTCTCGATGACTAACAAAcggattttggtttattatacATTGTTTTCAGACAGAGCGCTTGAGCCTAAGAATCTGACGAGCCACTAGGACCATTGAGCTTTCGTAGAGGCCCCACACCCAAAAATTACCTGATTCGCCAAGAGAAGAGAGATTGCATTTCAGAATGACCGAAACTATTTTGACAGTGTCAATTGGAAGCTGAAGAAAATGGCAAAAAAGCTCGAAACGATCTGGCATCGTCACTAGAACCAAAAAACCTCCACCCAAATAGATTAAGAAACTTTAGGGTTGAGAGAGAAAAATGGATTTGTGAGTCTCACGCCGCTTAAAGTCCTTCGGTTTATATATTTAACCTAAACACTTTTATAGTATAACAAAAGGTTCATGTGGAAATTTAGTTTTCAGTTATTTAACTCTGATTAGAACATATTATTACACTATTAGAGTCTCATCACCAAAAATCATACTTAGACCATATTGTTTTTTCGGTTTAATAACTATCTTTTATAGAAGGAAGTATTTTGAAAAACTAAATAACCAGAATGAACAATCCAGAATGAATACCCTAGGGAAAAAACTACAGTGGTACTATTTAGCATTGAATAATATTTGGATATTGTACGTAATTCTTTTTTTCCCAGACATTAGTTGTTTCGAGAAATAAAGACACGTGATAGGCTCCTATTTGTTTTTCTCGTCAACCAAAAATTCTATCACTGTCAATATAAAATCCACCAACAGCGTTACAAGAACGTGACATCAACGCACGGCTAGATTTCTCTCTATCTGGCACTTGAACGGTTCAGATTAATAAAGTGGGTCCTAGCAAAAAATTTCTCCCAGGTATGGCATGACGTCAATGgtttaaaaaagataattaaacAGAAAGggccaaaaacaaaaaatgcgTGGAAGCTGATTGGTTGATGTCTTTCTCCTCTTAAGACGCCACGTGTACTAATCTTTCTCTGTGCGTGTTTGAGTGTTTAACCACTTTATTTATTCCCTTTCTTCGATAGatctttttggttttttatattttttatttttttgttataactttTTGCTCAGCCAATGAGAGTTCTCCATATGTAGAGATTCAAAAGCCCACGAAGATTTTTTGATGTGATGCTAATCATCATTATTGGTTACTGCACAATGGGTATATCTAACATGCGCATGTCGACACAGCTATATTCGATAACATCATCTCATCTACAAtctatataaaagtttaactaAGTAGATAGCAAGATTTACTTACGTGAATGAGATTATCTTCAGGTAAATAGTTTCAAAACGTTTGGTGTGAGAGGCATAATTATGCCCAGTAGTTATTATGGATTGCATGcagtttttgaaaaatacaagtTACTTAGTTTTATGGAATGTTGTTGATTTATTATATGTGTAACCTCTCTTCCCTGTCTTTTTCTGTTGTTGTAATAACCCTATTGTATGAAGAAAAATTATGTCATTTAAATATGCTTGTATGTGTATACATTATTATGCAAACACAGAATGCTGTACGACTGGGTCACCCCGTAGTAAAATATACATTATTGTAAAAAACTTCTTTACTGGTACTATTTTGTCATGgaatcatttaaataaatattcccaaataaatattgatttgaaTGCATATACACCTAGCTAgtcaaatacatatattttacgTATATGTGAGCGGCTATACACAATTAGTGTACAACATACTGCGTGAACGTCTAACTAAAAGCTTTAATACATGAATGAAACTAGCTAAACGATAAGATAGGATTGTCAATAATTTAGAGAAAGAAACACGTGTCAGGACCATGCTATATATCTCGAGAATATTGTGCTTAAAACACACATCGGATTCTTCTCTTTATATGAACTGTCACTTACCCATATTGGTACATACGAATATGTGTAGGCTGGTGCATGAatccatatatatgttactacgTGCAATAAGATAGTGTTCCAATACAGTTCAACCATATATTACGCATAAATGGATATCTCTGTGAGACACTTGATCATAAGTTTAAATGGTCACATCTTAACATTTCTAAGAATTGCTTGTATTGTATTGTTTTGTTAAAAAAGTTCTTAAGATCGCTAAAATTACTGGTGATATTTTATGGCATACGCATTTATATCTCTAATACTGCTCCAAATATGATAATTTAACAAGAAGCTGGAAAAATCAATACAAAAGCCAAAGCTAAGCATTGACATCTTTTTTATTGGAAGCTTTGCCAATCAATATTTGACATTATGACAATTtccaatctatatatataaaaggtttttcACACACAAATTTATTCCGAAAGACTTGATTCTCAAGATCTTCCCATACATATAGCATTATATAATTTCGTTTCTCTTTTGTAATTCTTATTATTTCCCAATAAACCAAAGTTCGAAAAAGTGATTAAGGTTTGAGATTATGACCTTAACCACATCTTGATCTTAATTAGTCTTACCTTCTCGCATCTCTAACTCACAGCCAAAGAGTTAAAGCTGCAGTGGTGTCCAGCCTCCATGCAAATCCACCAAACTCCATCTTCCACACATCACACGGCACCGTTTTAACATACTTCGTCTCTCGCCACGTGTATTCAAGCCTCACCTTACACGTGAAAGTTCTGTACTCGTAAAACGTCGCCGTTTGGTCAACCACCAACCATACAATAACTTCCGGCAACAACGATGACGGCTCTCCTCCAAACCCATAGTCTCCGGTTACAGTCTTCCGGTAAGATTCGTTCACCATCACCACACGGTTCGAACCGTCCGATATGAAAGCAGGACGCGTGTCTTTATCTATAGCCTCCGCAATCTCCTCGTCCGTACACCCTACCGCATGGGAAGCGGAGCCACCGTTTACGGACTCCACCGTCACCCACGTCTCCACCGGAACCTGATGCACTGCGTCTTCTCCGCCGTTGAACTTTAGCCACGTTCCGGTTTTACAGGTTCCATCTCCGAGTATTGTTTTTACCGTTGGATCAAAATTATTAAGATCCAAACTCAACGGTGTAGATCTCTCCGGCATGAGCTGTAGCGTCACGAGATCTTCCCGACCATTCTCTGGATCTGTTGAGCTAGATCTAACGTCGTTCTTTGATCGACACGTGGCTTTATTGTTTTTAGAAACCCTAACGTACTTTCTCTTCGTTCTTGTCGTGCTCGTGCTTCCGACAAATGGTTGACCAGTGGTCGTCGGCTTTGGAGCGATCGGACGGTACCTAAGCATGAGAGAATCAACAGAAGTCTTATCTTGTGCTTTACTGGCGCATCTTAGCGTCCTCCATAACTCGTGATCTtgatccatctctctctctcctctttctctctaACCTCCTTAGCTATTCACTAcatacactctctctctctctctttttctctatatTCTTTCTGTGTCTCTCCGGTGGCCGAAGAGATTAACATTCgggaatagaaaaaagccacgTGTCTAGGGCAAACATACGAAGACACTTGAATCAGTGGTTGGTTATGTGCATTTACACTATTTTACGTCTTTTTTATTGAACTTTTATTTTCCGATAGAGGGGAAAATATACTATACAATTTgccttccattttttttttttacaatttatagGAAAATAGTTCGATTCTAACCAATAACTCGTAACAGGTTCTTTTATACTAGTTATCAGGATATGTTTGTCGGCATTTAACTAGTAAAAAAATGTCAATCAGAGTAGGTGTCGATACTGGCTAGATCTAGGGGTCGTTGTAGCTCGTACGATTTATTGGCTGagattaagtttaaatttgttaGTAGAATGTCCTTAATACCAAAAGGGACATTATACGAAAGGATTAAATGTACATCTAGCTAACAATTACAGGTCATCCGCTGGTTCATAAGCttgacaaataaaaatatttttgtgctATATTTGGGCTggtatgcatatatatatataaattatatacttagtACCATCGTAAAATCCACTGTctaatattgttttgtttatctgtataaaaatatataacttccTATAGATTGACGGGAATCTCATTATAAATATCATACTAAGAGTAAATACATTTGTAAGAAGTACTAACTAGTGTAGGTATAATCCCGTCTAAGCTGCATAATATATCAGAGTTGTTTGGCTAGGGCTTATATTTTGCAAGCTATGAGCTTTGGTGAAAACTTTTAacaatttgtattaatttaattaGTGAGAACTCATAAGTATATCAGCTCTTCATATAAAGGTGTATATCctaattaatatatgtttatctATGTGCGTTTGCTTGAGTTCATATATGCGTCAATGCGTGAGAGTGGTCAAATACTCAAATCCAAGAAAGAAGCCAGAAAAGCTTGAAACAAGGCTGTCATGTTCCGTATTGAGTTGATGCGTGACTAtctttaaatcaaaatataggGAATGGCTAGTTATAAAGAAACTTGAAATAACACTTATCATAAAACGGAGATAATTGTATAAGGATAACTTTAAACTACGATATATGTGCAATATTATGCATTATAGTAATTAATTAAAGTATTACACAATtggatatattatttttataaacagaaATCCCAGAGAAGCTCTGTTGTTAGTTAATACAGTTTCTCATtgttaaccatattataaaGTGTAACATTATTTGTTCTCAATATTCATTCGGTATTCGAGAGTTAAATACACATACttttatagtatatatatgaattttcttGACAACATTGTCCAAAATGTTGTTCCTTCCATTCTAATTATACGGTTTCAGTTTGGGTTGGATTCtggattattttaattttcagttttatgtatttatagaAACTGTACGGACACCAAATGGTTCGTTTTACATAATATTAATTCTAGCTCTCTAAGTGGTATGGTACTTATATTACTTAGCAGCAATTGTTTATGTAAAATATCTTGGACTCGAATCCTATACAAATGTGTTGAGATTCGAGAGACATTAGTTAAGCTCTACGTCTTAAGAACATAATActttattgaaaaatatgtatggtcgaaattgattaatattaaattggGAGCAAACACAGAATATAAATGAGAATATAAGCAATAGGAGTCTGCATAGTATATATCTCTCCACATACAATCATGTACATAGATAGGTTCATTTGATAGTTTAATTGGATGGTTATCCAAAGTAGCCAATAATTCTGGGAACTGAGATGTGTGATTTGATTGGTTTTATTTCTCTTTATAATTATGAGATTAGTTATATGATAAAATGGTTGTGTGGGTTCCACGATCAGGCTAAAACAGCATCTGTTGTTTTTACCTTATTTCAAGACTCATATGGTCCTTCTCCTCCCAGCCAATCAGAATGCATGAAGTGTCCTCCATTTCAAAGTCGAAAAGCTGTCATGTCAGAGCACATTTGGAAATATATACGTATAACAGCTATCCTTATCTACGTATATCAAATATACATGTGTCCTTTAAATCGAAGTGTAAAGCGATAAGCCAATAAGGCGtgtttctatttttgtttcGTGGTTGGACATTTGATATGAATCCAAATCAAGATGACCCGTTGTCCATTACAAGTTAATAGTTGgcgtatatatataaattacgagtagaatatatatagaaaagaaaaaaagagtttatATTAAAACGTTtaagaaacaaaatcaaacgtGTAGTAGGCCAATTGTCAAAATGctcaaatatttcttttttgtaataaaatttgGGAAAAGAATGTCATTAACGTTTTCTTAAGTTACAAGTATATCACTTGAGCCACTTCTGTGAGTGCTTGACTGAAGCTATTCTCTTGATGGTCTGGTTAATTCTGGTTGTCAAGAAGCGCTTGGCTAGGAGTTTAATCTTGATGTCTCTTGTCCTATAATGTCTATTGATTTCAAAGTTCACTAGTGTTAACAAACTTTGAGTTAATCTCCTTGTGtctttggagttttttttttaattttttggggCTCTAAAAAATTCAGAATGGCTGTAAATTAGAATATGGTTGTGATTCAATTGTAATCAAACCTTCATTTTTACTAATGACATTtacaatttagaaaaaaaatatatttagaaatgTAATGCACCAAGCGAATGTATaaggtttgtttctttttgttccaTGGACATATGTATACCCGAATCACCATATCAAGAGTTTATTAGTAGagtgatttgttttcttttgcagatttgatttggtttggttctttttttttttgaaaaatatttggtttggttcttCATTAGCTTTATTGTATTTTTTGCCTGTCATTTTTAGTTTCAGCCTAGTTTGAATTGAGTTTAGTTCAGTTTTATTAGAGGTTAGTTCGTTTTGtgtttaaatactattataaagAATCTATAATTGATTTTAAGAAGTtttaacaccaaatttgttatagtATAATAGTTGATGTATTATAGTATAcagttttttttgtctttggtTTGTATTGCTTAttcatttaaatttatgtttgaaaaatcatatttttatttaaacgtAAACATGGGTGTTGCCTGTTGGgtgtttttaatacatatattatttgatagGATTACAGGAGTAAATTTGCTACATGCTACTTCcgtatgttttataaaataatcaatattttGGAAATTTGAGTTTATGAGTTTAAGTGTATGACATTATTACTAAGAATTTTAATAACTATTCaagaataataatatttaactatccaatttttttttggacaacactATCCaaacttatatttattttatatcaagaaaacaaacgaaaatagtaatattaagCAATTTCTCATTTTCTTGTTTACTCTTTGATCGATAAAATATTTCTTCTCCTCTATAAATAAAACtcattttgttaaatttatccaataaaataaaataacaataataagtTGAAATAAGGAATGATGaagttatatatactttaagttTCATAATGTACCTCTAAAAAATTCTCCAATCAAAAGTCACCATAATTTTATTCTAATCTGCATACTCCTTAAATTATTGAATTATActacaaatatatattcaaaattgaatcaaatgtaaaaataatttaaaagatagagaaattacaactattttatgattagaaaataataatctatAAACACTTTTATGATCATAGTCTTGAAAGATTTTTACAAGTATTTaatcttataattattttataaaaaattaaaatattttgatggaaaataagttgaaatcatgtaaatataaacaattccaattcatgtaaatttaatcttaataaaatagaattaattttatatagatGAGAGAATATTGATAGTAAATCATAATTGTCCATTGATTAGGGTTTGGTAATATATGTTTAAGTAATATTGGTATTTTAgagttagattttgaaattttaaatattttttggaatttaaaatttgacgtataaaagtttaattttgtatatatattataagttgcTGATGATAGAGGAGAATGCACTTCTCTACAACCTGATATAACATATGTTTAGATGTATCTCAGATACCAACTTGTGAGCTTCTAAATTTGGCTCTTCTACTCTATCTCTATCATAACCAAAGTCTAAATATTTTAAGGAAATGCATCGTTACCATTTAAAAAATCCTTACATTTTCATCTACAACCGTGCTAGATTTAGCTGCTCCACGACTATATTGTTCACTAGTACTTACGAAAATTCaccatttaattattttctccATGTGAATATTATACTTTGCAAGTTGTAATTCAGCATAAATAAATTACAATACAAATGTTTCCAGTTCCACACACCACTAACATAATATATTCTATATTCTATGATTACCACGGACAGATACATTTACATGTTTGCAAAGTGTTTTCCTGATTTGAGGCAAACGCCATGAATTGCTTAAGATTTTCTATAGACTTTTCTATAACATAATCTGTCCTCGTAAATATGAcgattttatagaaaaatcactggttaagaaatatttttataacaattaCAATTCTgtcaattattttaaagttgaaaaagtaataaaaattccATCCGGCATTTCCCAAAAAACAAATCCGACAAGATGTTTTGTGATGGAAACTCATGTGTTCTTAagaaatttatcaaaattttggacgaattttttttttttgaaaattttgtcataatttgctttttttttttgtagtctaTGATTCAAACCCATACAATAACTTGATTTCATTTCGGTAgaggtttgattttttttttctggatttGATTAGTTTTAGTTAGGTTGGTTTGAGCAAAATTTTATGGctaactaaaattattttggttCATTTATGCTTGATATTGAGTAACTAGGTGTTTGTCCGCGAATTCGCGGATGCAAATAGTTCTaaactttttatataatataaaatagttttacttTAATGAcacattataattttaatttttaaaaagtaaatgtGAATTCATCtgttagatatttttaaataaatatatattttaattttatatattatatatatttttgtacttattatttttaaaagtataagtaaatattttagtatttattatatttttatccaCAACCATtgtaaaatagttaatatatgctctaattattttttttttacattctgATCAAATTTATAGTTTATGTAATTCTAGAGAAATTTGATTTCTAAACATCAATCAATTAATATTTACATGACATTCACTGATCCTGATATTATTTGCTAAAAATATTAGTACTTGATTACAAAAATAATGTTttcgaaaaaataatttatactattaatattatttaaattagtaaattaatgaatcatctaaaaactaataaaaacatgatacATAAGTAAAATTAACTAAATACGCGTTAATAATTATTCtgaacataataaaaaataatcaataatcAATAAAACTGTTTAAAACTAACAATTTAATAGATTATTTATTACTCCCTCTGTATCACAATAAGTGGGTTTTAAGGTTTTTGCACACCGATTaagaaattacaaaattttattcaatctTTCTTGTTTgtataaaaacaataataaatacagatagttcaaccaataaaaaatcatactgaagaatacaaatagtcaaaaacataaaattgcaTTTACTTTTTACATGGAAAATTGAAAACATCacttaaaatgaaataattttttttttttaaaacaccacTTAGAATGATACGGAGGAAGTAAAACTTAATGGAAAATACCAgagttttcaaaaattaataaaaacaagataaataaataaaataacatgacaaataataaaaataacgtaaaatcatggagaacatgATAATTAAGCAAAGtcaattttcaaataatagtataaataccACCACTAAATGAAATGATTAGACCTAAAACTTGCGTGGTAGTTTCTTACaaaaattaacatgtttttAAAAACGGACAGGCCTGTGATGGGGTAACATAGATTATAATAGGCCATTAGTCTCATGGGCCAGAAAAGGAGTGTTCGTGGTCGCATCAATTTTTCTCTGGTCTCTGTTTTACTACTTCATCTTCCTTGTTTGTTGCTTCATTCTCCGGTGAGTGAGCTTTCTTTCTTCTTAATCGGTGGATATACGTCTTctttcacttcttttttttttttgatatattcGTCGGATTTGTACTCCAGCAGCTTCTCATTCCCAATCACTTgtgagttttctttttttttaactcttagGATGTTTCTCTGCGTAGATGACATTTTGGAATATAAGATTGGTgaaaagaaataattatttagaaGACTTCTCATTCATGGCAATCTTTTGATGTAGTATTTGTTAAGCGGACAACTACTTGTTTCttgctcttttttttctttttttgtgtgttcttaCTGTGATTCTGTGTTATCACACCATAGGCAACTCCGGTCTTGTCATGGTTTTCTTCGAAGAAAGCTAAGGAGGATGCTGGTTTTAGAGCATTTGCACTTATGGGTGACTATTTAGTTTCTCTACAGTAGCATCCGCTGATGAAGCTGTTTATGGCTTGGAGTGTCCAACCTACCCCTGGCCTCATGATTGCATTCTCAGCTCCTACGACCATGCTTCGTCAGTTCTCAACCTACACTCTCCCACAGTATCTTTTCGTTAACCAGCATACTTAGACTCTAGCACAAGTATGGGAGAAAAATGACGAAGTTCAAGACTGGCTTATTATAACTTTCGGTGGTTGAGCAGGATCCGTCGCGGTCACCAGGTTTATCAGCAAGTCTTTGCATCTTGCCACTCCATGTCTCTCATCTCATACCGTGATTTGGTGGGTGTTGCCTACACAGAGGAAGAAGCCAAGGCAATGGCTGCTGAGATCGAGGTTGTTGATGGACCAAATGATGAAGGTGAGATATTCACCTGATCTAAGTCTTATAACTAAGGTGTCTGAGTGCTCTTTCACCTCAATTTGTATGCTAGTAAAAGAGAAGTCATCTTCTGTGCTCTAAACCACCTTTGCTATTTTATGCAAGGCACGTCACAATGGCCAAAACCAATACGTCTCTGCTCTTTTGACTGGTTACCGTGATCCTCCTGCTGGAATTTCGGTAAACTTCTGTCTCCTTTTATAGCATCAGTCTTCTTATTACAACTTCAGATTGTTAAGTGTTTAAGAAAAAATCCTTTGGCAATGGTATATATAAGAGAAGGGTTACACTACAATCCTTATTTTCCTGGTGGAGAAATCGCTATGCCAAAGATGCTCAACGATGAAGATGGAACTCCTGCAACGGAAGCTCAGGTTGGTTTTCTTCTGCTTATTACAGACCTTGGAGATTTCATAGAGTTAATAGTCTATTAACtttactctctctttttttttttgaattattgtGTAGATGGGTAAAGATGTTGTATCATTCTTGTCCTGGGCAGCTGAACCAGAAATGGAAGTGAGGAAGTTGGTAAGTTTCTTTGTTTGATATGGTTCCATTTTCAAGCGGTTGTTTCTATATCTAGAGGATTGCAAGAGGGGTGTCAACAGTTAATAGTATGGAATGTGGTTTGATATGGCTTCAAGCTGCATATTGCAAGAGACTGAAATGATCAGTTCTCAAATCTCGGAAGCTGGTTCTTGACGTCGTCAACTAATAAGCCCGTGAAGATTAGCTTTTTTCCTCTCTTGCTAATTGTCTTTTGAAGAGAAATGGACTTCGCAAGCCTTTCGTTTATCACTTTTGGTCTTGTTTCAACCagaaaacaattttattatgtaaaaggGCTGTTCAATacggtaaaaccgaaccgtaccgaaccaaaccgaaatagtcaatatggtttggttttggtatataccatataaaccgaatggatataactttataaaaaccgtaggatttggatatggtttggtatataaccgattaaaccgaataaaccaaacaaaaccgattaaaagtagaaacatgtatctattttatgacaatacatgaaaatctatttgttacataagttaaatttgtattaataactattaccataattttatagtaataaaaaaccaaaatttgtaaaacacttgaactataactaaataacaatacatcgtaattcagacatcttattttctaagttttttttttgatttttttgctttattttagtcttcactaaattaatatgaagattataaatttgatggacaataattaatgaaaaattttcaattgaaaaagcatgattttaatgaacactatatatggaagagtggaaaaatttttattttatgtttctgttttgtttcatatttttatttttaaaatttcaaactttgattttagttatagatttgattattttatttgatggtagaagcatttttcctttttttttgtaaatttacttgaacatgtaatatatttttaataaatgactatgttgacaatatgactctaaaatttatacaatatgatctcaaacaaaataattatgttttttggtataaaaccgactAAACCGAAAatcgacggtatataaaccgaaccgaagtaaatatggatttagaatggtagtcatattttactaaccaaaataccgaaaaccgaaaaaaaccaaaccgatatccggattgaacacccctatcTAAAATCAAAGTGAATCTGAATTTTGTGCAGTAAAATCAAAGAAACTGAATTACagttaaattttaattaccATTCTAATATACTCCTATTTTTCTTTCACTTTTAACACATCCAGAACAATACACCTACCCTAGCACGAGCATCAATCTGCCTTCCCACTCTTAACTCACTCAGAGTATCTTtttagataacatatcaaaaCAACTTACTGAGTTTCTGTTCAATATTTAGTTTGGTTGGATTTCTTGAGAACTTTCTACCCTGAGAAAGATGTATTTGTTAACGTGA is from Brassica napus cultivar Da-Ae chromosome A4, Da-Ae, whole genome shotgun sequence and encodes:
- the LOC106431090 gene encoding uncharacterized protein LOC106431090, giving the protein MDQDHELWRTLRCASKAQDKTSVDSLMLRYRPIAPKPTTTGQPFVGSTSTTRTKRKYVRVSKNNKATCRSKNDVRSSSTDPENGREDLVTLQLMPERSTPLSLDLNNFDPTVKTILGDGTCKTGTWLKFNGGEDAVHQVPVETWVTVESVNGGSASHAVGCTDEEIAEAIDKDTRPAFISDGSNRVVMVNESYRKTVTGDYGFGGEPSSLLPEVIVWLVVDQTATFYEYRTFTCKVRLEYTWRETKYVKTVPCDVWKMEFGGFAWRLDTTAALTLWL